A part of Melittangium boletus DSM 14713 genomic DNA contains:
- a CDS encoding DUF2804 domain-containing protein, translated as MTPERELTLLPAPASVATASGEPRFGTYQGELPEVDLQKLSGPWAPAAARARLLKRKRWHYTLATTREVVALFAVVDVGYSANAFAVAVDLKERKALCDVSFLGAPGPLAEVGNKPGAGLAASFRTLGGRMSATRGPEDERYRLQVDVSRLRTGSLQSFLWNGELMVAGGAPALTVIAPVGGDGFVNVTQKRAGMLASGTLEAGGKRFQLDGGVGGTDYTQGYLARHTAWRWAFLAGRLADGTPVGLNLVEGFNESARVNENALWLGERILPLGRATFEYDRENLMRPWRVRTDDRVVDLSFQPLHVHREDHDFKLVVSHFAQPVGLFEGTLRVDGRTYTLSDMPGVTEDQDMLW; from the coding sequence ATGACACCGGAGCGAGAACTCACCTTGCTGCCCGCGCCGGCCTCCGTGGCCACGGCGTCGGGAGAGCCGCGATTCGGCACCTACCAGGGCGAGCTGCCCGAGGTGGACTTGCAGAAGTTGTCGGGCCCCTGGGCTCCGGCGGCGGCGCGCGCCCGGCTCCTCAAGCGCAAGCGCTGGCACTACACCCTGGCGACCACGCGCGAGGTGGTGGCGCTCTTCGCGGTGGTGGACGTGGGCTACTCGGCCAACGCGTTCGCCGTGGCGGTGGACTTGAAGGAGCGCAAGGCGCTCTGTGACGTGAGCTTCCTGGGCGCGCCTGGCCCCCTGGCGGAGGTGGGCAACAAGCCTGGCGCGGGTCTGGCGGCCTCCTTTCGAACGCTCGGCGGACGGATGAGCGCCACCCGGGGCCCCGAGGACGAGCGCTACCGCTTGCAGGTGGATGTGAGCCGGTTGCGCACCGGCAGCCTCCAGTCCTTCCTGTGGAACGGGGAGTTGATGGTGGCCGGGGGCGCTCCGGCGTTGACGGTGATCGCCCCCGTGGGGGGAGACGGCTTCGTCAACGTCACCCAGAAGCGCGCGGGGATGCTCGCCTCGGGGACGCTGGAGGCGGGCGGCAAGCGCTTCCAGTTGGACGGCGGGGTGGGGGGGACGGACTACACCCAGGGGTATCTGGCCCGGCACACCGCGTGGCGCTGGGCCTTCCTGGCGGGCCGGCTGGCGGACGGCACACCGGTGGGTCTCAACCTCGTCGAGGGCTTCAACGAGAGCGCCCGCGTGAACGAGAACGCCCTGTGGTTGGGCGAGCGCATCCTTCCGCTCGGGCGGGCCACGTTCGAGTACGACCGCGAGAACCTGATGAGGCCGTGGCGGGTGCGGACGGACGACCGGGTGGTGGACCTGAGCTTCCAGCCTCTGCATGTGCACCGGGAGGACCATGACTTCAAGCTGGTGGTGAGCCACTTCGCCCAGCCGGTGGGGCTCTTCGAGGGCACGCTCCGGGTGGATGGGCGCACGTACACGCTGTCCGATATGCCCGGCGTCACCGAGGACCAGGACATGTTGTGGTGA
- a CDS encoding M1 family metallopeptidase: MAHATEDKNFRLPLSVRPRRYAATLTLDMEARAFTGLQTIELELDTPTDEIVLHAIALKLGEVVFRAADGRIIMPAETHEAPLSETVVVRFGEKLPQGQGALDVTWTGRFTEGLRGLYMAGKVAATQFEAADARRLFPCFDEPSFKARWALTVQVPTGLTALSNGALEREESDGNMRRLTFKETEVLSSYLIALVVGPLVGTPEERVEGIPVRTWALPEKAHLTRFGQDAALAALPRLQAYFDLPYAFGKVDQVGIPDFEAGAMENAGLITYREIALLLDPATAPLSVQKRVAEVVTHELAHQWFGNWVTMVWWDDLWLNEAFATWMAYKIVDDWKPDWRVWLDFDSGKAAALHLDALRSTHPIRGEVRNAHEAGESFDLITYEKGGAVLRMIEGFLGQDAFREGMRQYMRKHARANAVADDLWRALAQASSQPVLELANAWIGQSGYPQVGVTVNGRKVKLTQRRFYSEPGVKSDERWPVPMVLKYADAGGVREQRVLLRESEAEVTLEGSGEVKWLVANAGSTGFYRVQYDATGLERLSANVDALEPSERISLLADQWALARSGQATLTAFLDLAGRYGQEEDDAVLDELVGGLAYVEGRLVEGEDQERFRRWVEKLLGAGFKKVGWDAAPGETDRVKLRRAALVRALGGVARSPEIIAEARPRVARALDGDTTALEPNLLDAAVGMVARQGDRALYEKILEKMPVEPDPATQRRYLMALTAFEDPQLADAAQKLFFTEKVKMQDVASFLTGLINNRTGRNMWWAEKQKRWKDVLARTGAAPMLLRRVVESLGALRERKQLDEVRKLLTAHPVEEAKQAMGQTLEKLEQDVVLRERALPEVRAWLQRQK, encoded by the coding sequence ATGGCTCACGCGACAGAAGACAAGAACTTCCGGCTTCCTCTCTCCGTTCGCCCCCGGCGGTACGCGGCGACCCTGACGCTCGACATGGAGGCGCGCGCCTTCACGGGCCTGCAAACGATCGAGCTGGAGCTCGACACCCCCACCGACGAAATCGTCCTGCACGCCATCGCGCTCAAGCTGGGCGAGGTGGTGTTCCGCGCGGCGGACGGGCGCATCATCATGCCCGCCGAGACGCACGAGGCGCCCCTGAGCGAAACGGTGGTGGTGCGCTTCGGCGAGAAACTGCCCCAGGGCCAGGGCGCGCTGGACGTGACGTGGACGGGCCGCTTCACCGAGGGGCTGCGGGGCCTGTACATGGCGGGCAAGGTGGCGGCCACCCAGTTCGAGGCGGCCGACGCGCGGCGGCTCTTCCCCTGCTTCGACGAGCCCTCCTTCAAGGCGCGCTGGGCCCTCACGGTGCAGGTGCCCACGGGGCTGACGGCGCTGAGCAACGGCGCGCTCGAGCGCGAGGAGTCGGACGGCAACATGCGCCGGCTCACCTTCAAGGAGACGGAGGTGCTCAGCTCGTACCTCATCGCGCTCGTGGTGGGGCCGCTGGTGGGCACGCCCGAGGAGCGGGTGGAGGGGATTCCGGTGCGCACCTGGGCGCTGCCGGAGAAGGCGCACCTCACGCGCTTCGGCCAGGACGCGGCGCTCGCGGCGCTGCCCCGGCTCCAGGCCTACTTCGACCTGCCCTACGCCTTTGGCAAGGTGGACCAGGTCGGCATCCCCGACTTCGAGGCCGGCGCCATGGAGAACGCGGGCCTCATCACCTACCGGGAAATCGCGCTCCTGCTCGACCCGGCCACCGCGCCCCTGTCCGTGCAGAAGCGCGTGGCCGAGGTGGTGACGCACGAGCTGGCGCACCAGTGGTTCGGCAACTGGGTGACGATGGTGTGGTGGGACGACCTGTGGCTCAACGAGGCCTTCGCCACGTGGATGGCGTACAAGATCGTCGACGACTGGAAGCCGGACTGGCGCGTGTGGCTGGACTTCGATTCGGGCAAGGCCGCGGCGCTGCACCTGGACGCGCTGCGCTCCACGCACCCCATCCGCGGCGAGGTGCGCAACGCCCACGAGGCCGGTGAGAGCTTCGATCTCATCACCTACGAGAAGGGCGGCGCGGTGCTGCGCATGATCGAGGGCTTCCTCGGCCAGGACGCCTTCCGCGAGGGCATGCGCCAGTACATGCGCAAGCACGCGCGCGCCAACGCCGTGGCGGATGACCTGTGGCGGGCGCTCGCCCAGGCCTCGTCCCAGCCGGTGCTGGAGCTGGCCAATGCCTGGATTGGCCAGAGCGGCTACCCGCAGGTGGGCGTGACGGTGAACGGGCGCAAGGTGAAGCTCACCCAGCGGCGCTTCTACTCGGAGCCCGGGGTGAAGAGCGACGAGCGCTGGCCGGTGCCCATGGTGCTCAAATACGCCGACGCGGGCGGGGTGCGCGAGCAGCGGGTGCTCCTGCGCGAGTCCGAGGCGGAGGTGACGCTGGAGGGCTCGGGCGAGGTGAAGTGGCTGGTGGCCAACGCGGGCTCCACGGGCTTCTACCGGGTCCAGTACGACGCCACGGGGCTCGAGCGCCTGTCGGCGAACGTGGACGCGCTGGAGCCCAGCGAGCGCATCTCCCTGCTCGCGGACCAGTGGGCGCTCGCGCGCAGCGGGCAGGCGACGCTCACGGCCTTCCTCGACCTGGCGGGCCGCTACGGCCAGGAGGAGGACGACGCGGTGCTCGACGAGCTGGTGGGCGGGCTCGCGTACGTGGAGGGGCGGCTGGTGGAGGGCGAGGACCAGGAGCGCTTCCGCCGCTGGGTGGAGAAGCTGCTGGGGGCGGGCTTCAAGAAGGTCGGGTGGGACGCGGCGCCCGGGGAGACGGATCGGGTGAAGCTGCGGCGCGCGGCGCTGGTGCGGGCGCTGGGCGGCGTGGCGCGCAGCCCGGAGATCATCGCCGAGGCCCGGCCGCGCGTGGCGCGCGCGCTGGACGGGGACACGACGGCGCTCGAGCCCAACCTGCTGGACGCGGCGGTGGGCATGGTGGCGCGCCAGGGGGACCGGGCGCTCTACGAGAAGATCCTCGAGAAGATGCCCGTCGAGCCGGACCCCGCGACCCAGCGGCGCTACCTCATGGCGCTCACGGCCTTCGAGGATCCCCAGCTCGCGGACGCGGCGCAGAAGCTCTTCTTCACGGAGAAGGTGAAGATGCAGGACGTGGCGAGCTTCCTCACGGGGCTCATCAACAACCGCACGGGCCGGAACATGTGGTGGGCGGAGAAACAGAAGCGCTGGAAGGACGTGCTGGCGCGCACGGGCGCGGCGCCGATGCTGCTGCGCCGGGTGGTGGAGTCGCTGGGAGCGCTGCGCGAGCGCAAGCAGCTCGACGAGGTGCGCAAGCTGCTCACGGCCCACCCCGTGGAGGAGGCCAAGCAGGCCATGGGCCAGACGCTGGAGAAGCTGGAGCAGGACGTGGTGCTGCGCGAGCGCGCCCTGCCCGAGGTGCGCGCCTGGTTGCAGCGCCAGAAGTGA